The following are encoded in a window of Clostridium thermarum genomic DNA:
- the tnpC gene encoding IS66 family transposase, translating into MSKTEVKSFNLENYSRKELEDAFIKLSIEKEQAELRLKWYEEQYKLNKQRLFGKSSEKNIDGQINMPIFNEAESERQPFTAEPNLDDCAKQQQSSSKAKKLKGKREKDLSDLPKQIVEYKLSAEEQVCSQCGGQLHEVRSEIRRELEVIPAQIIVKEIHSMIYSCRKCEKEDITVPMISAPTPKPVIKGSIASPSIIAYIMTRKYVDATPLYRQEQEYKRRGLPVNRQNMANWIIRAAQDWLNPLYLRLRKYLTDYDVAHADETELEVLNEPGREATTRSYMWMYRTGNGHDPIVLYDYQPSRAGDNAKTFLNGFKGYLHVDAYDGYDKLLKDSKAGGAMEVTLVACFAHARRYFTDTLKAVTDKESYMYTSAYQGVKYIDEMFKLEEELSSLSSEDRYDERLSKLKPMLEAYFSWIEKEHALALPKSSYGKAVNYSFNQKDKLMSILKDGRLELSNNRAERAIKPFVIGRKNWLFANTPQGAKASAVTYSIIETAKENDLNPFEYLKYLFEQFPNVDINDSEVLDSLLPWSSTLPKYCKSKQV; encoded by the coding sequence ATGAGTAAAACAGAAGTAAAATCATTTAACTTAGAGAATTACAGTCGTAAAGAGCTAGAGGATGCCTTCATAAAACTCAGCATTGAAAAGGAGCAGGCTGAGCTTAGACTAAAATGGTATGAAGAGCAATACAAGCTCAACAAGCAGAGACTATTTGGTAAATCCAGTGAAAAGAATATAGATGGTCAGATTAACATGCCAATATTTAACGAGGCTGAAAGTGAGCGACAGCCTTTTACTGCTGAGCCTAATTTAGATGATTGTGCAAAGCAACAACAATCTTCATCCAAGGCTAAAAAGCTTAAAGGAAAACGTGAAAAAGATCTTTCAGATCTTCCTAAGCAAATAGTTGAATATAAGCTCTCAGCTGAAGAACAGGTTTGTTCTCAATGTGGCGGTCAACTCCATGAGGTGCGTTCCGAAATCCGCAGAGAGCTGGAGGTCATCCCGGCACAAATTATCGTAAAAGAAATCCACAGCATGATTTATTCCTGTCGGAAATGTGAAAAGGAAGATATAACTGTCCCAATGATTTCGGCGCCAACCCCTAAGCCTGTCATTAAGGGAAGTATAGCATCCCCTTCTATAATAGCATATATCATGACTAGGAAATATGTAGATGCTACTCCTCTTTATAGGCAGGAACAAGAATACAAGCGGCGTGGTTTACCAGTTAACCGTCAAAACATGGCTAACTGGATTATTCGGGCTGCACAAGATTGGCTGAATCCTTTGTACCTGCGTCTACGTAAATACCTTACGGACTATGATGTAGCTCATGCGGACGAAACAGAACTAGAAGTTCTCAATGAGCCGGGCCGTGAGGCCACAACAAGGTCTTATATGTGGATGTACCGTACAGGCAATGGGCATGATCCTATTGTTCTATACGATTATCAGCCATCAAGGGCAGGAGATAATGCCAAAACCTTCTTAAATGGATTTAAGGGTTATCTTCATGTTGATGCCTATGACGGTTATGACAAACTTTTGAAAGATTCCAAAGCCGGCGGTGCCATGGAAGTTACTCTCGTAGCGTGCTTCGCACATGCAAGGAGGTATTTCACTGATACCTTAAAGGCAGTGACTGATAAAGAAAGCTACATGTATACCTCTGCTTATCAAGGAGTCAAATATATTGATGAAATGTTTAAGCTTGAGGAAGAACTATCAAGTTTGTCATCTGAAGACCGGTATGATGAACGCCTTAGCAAACTTAAACCAATGCTAGAGGCTTATTTCTCATGGATTGAAAAGGAACACGCTCTTGCACTACCCAAATCAAGTTACGGGAAAGCTGTCAATTACTCATTCAATCAGAAGGATAAACTGATGAGTATACTCAAAGATGGCAGGCTGGAACTTAGCAATAACCGCGCCGAAAGGGCAATAAAGCCATTTGTCATTGGGAGAAAAAATTGGCTGTTCGCCAATACTCCGCAGGGAGCAAAGGCAAGTGCAGTTACTTATAGTATTATTGAAACTGCAAAGGAAAATGATCTTAATCCTTTTGAATACTTAAAATACTTATTTGAGCAGTTTCCAAATGTTGATATAAATGATTCTGAAGTTTTAGATTCTTTATTGCCTTGGTCATCTACCTTACCTAAATACTGTAAATCAAAACAAGTATAG
- a CDS encoding recombinase family protein encodes MVKNNSKWSLFKVYADKDSGGNTFRSGFQSMIFDCYENLIDIVLVKSISRLARNTVDLLETVNKLRSMGIEMIFDKENIRTSEVDNDVLVAALTAIAQAESESTSEAIKWGLKRGFESGKSKLYSRKCYGYKHNEKGELVIDEAQAEVVRKIFDLYLSGYSIGLIIKELECKNIKSSKGKISGLNVQFKPYLQMKNI; translated from the coding sequence ATTGTAAAAAACAATTCTAAGTGGAGTTTATTTAAAGTTTATGCAGATAAAGATTCAGGAGGTAATACATTTCGTTCTGGATTTCAAAGTATGATATTTGATTGTTATGAAAATCTCATCGATATTGTATTAGTTAAGTCTATTAGTCGCCTAGCTAGAAATACAGTAGATTTACTTGAAACAGTAAATAAGCTAAGAAGTATGGGAATTGAAATGATATTTGATAAAGAAAATATTAGAACCAGTGAAGTTGATAATGATGTACTTGTAGCTGCATTAACTGCAATTGCACAAGCAGAGAGCGAATCAACAAGTGAGGCTATCAAATGGGGATTAAAGCGTGGATTTGAATCAGGGAAATCCAAACTTTATTCTAGAAAGTGTTATGGCTATAAACATAACGAAAAAGGAGAACTAGTAATTGATGAAGCGCAAGCAGAGGTTGTAAGAAAAATATTTGACTTATATTTAAGTGGATACAGTATAGGCTTAATTATAAAAGAGCTTGAGTGTAAAAATATCAAATCCTCAAAGGGAAAGATAAGTGGTCTAAACGTGCAATTCAAACCATACTTACAAATGAAAAATATATAG
- a CDS encoding recombinase family protein has product MGNVILGKTYTGVFPNNKQQINHGEQEKYLLEDAHESIIELEKFQQVQEEMRRRSNVEVVEGKIKRKETRYSIKKEKKN; this is encoded by the coding sequence ATAGGAAATGTAATTTTAGGCAAAACTTATACAGGTGTATTTCCAAATAATAAACAGCAAATAAATCATGGTGAACAAGAAAAATATTTGCTGGAGGATGCTCATGAGTCAATAATAGAACTTGAAAAATTTCAGCAGGTACAAGAAGAGATGAGACGCAGAAGCAATGTAGAAGTTGTTGAAGGGAAAATTAAAAGAAAAGAAACTCGTTATAGTATAAAGAAAGAAAAGAAAAATTAA
- a CDS encoding plasmid pRiA4b ORF-3 family protein — MQIALTKKLATAMGINPQPSNEVINPLFSWTANWTKVWDNRRTEDMLVLVNNATRFTVAIYQVKRNSLKNVAEMMKVAISNTLLSMNLNPELVEEYMRLSGEVEFVQNSSREAASWVTKAGTECAFYVANEYNGIEKMFSDTIGVAANRMIVNYSGTNKEGFYPYKEMINALCGVTGKQAYRYRAFELLVTLDLDIYKAVRKIIVPADIQFKQLHKVLQSVFDWRNYHLYDFTVFDADQSKLITRIVPFEEDLEYDEEAILMGSHTLSEFLSEQKYIIYTYDMGDNWKHEIQLINIIDEYDKESPYLLEASGQTPPEDVGGVPGFIDFHEIIRNPNSPEYKEMREWAGYWTVELSDWEKRPRVISI; from the coding sequence ATGCAAATTGCACTAACAAAAAAACTGGCAACTGCCATGGGAATAAATCCACAACCTAGTAATGAGGTTATTAACCCTCTATTTTCATGGACAGCAAACTGGACTAAAGTTTGGGATAATCGTAGGACAGAGGATATGCTTGTTTTAGTGAACAATGCAACACGCTTTACTGTTGCTATTTATCAAGTTAAGAGAAATTCGCTGAAAAATGTAGCTGAAATGATGAAGGTAGCTATTTCAAACACACTTCTTTCCATGAATTTAAACCCAGAGCTTGTAGAAGAATATATGCGACTGTCAGGTGAGGTGGAATTCGTTCAAAATAGTAGCAGAGAGGCAGCATCATGGGTAACAAAAGCGGGAACAGAATGTGCATTTTATGTAGCAAATGAATATAATGGCATTGAAAAAATGTTTAGTGATACAATAGGTGTTGCTGCAAATCGAATGATTGTGAATTATTCTGGTACTAATAAAGAAGGATTCTACCCTTACAAGGAAATGATTAATGCACTTTGTGGGGTTACTGGAAAGCAAGCTTATAGATACCGTGCCTTTGAATTACTTGTTACACTTGATTTGGATATATACAAGGCGGTAAGGAAAATTATTGTACCTGCAGATATACAATTTAAACAATTACATAAGGTGCTGCAGTCAGTGTTTGACTGGAGGAACTATCATCTATATGACTTTACTGTTTTTGATGCAGATCAGAGTAAGCTGATTACCAGAATTGTTCCTTTTGAGGAAGACTTAGAATATGATGAAGAAGCAATTTTGATGGGAAGTCACACCCTGTCAGAATTTTTGTCTGAGCAAAAATATATAATCTATACCTATGATATGGGAGACAACTGGAAACACGAAATTCAGCTTATAAATATAATAGATGAGTACGATAAAGAGTCACCATATTTGTTAGAGGCAAGTGGTCAAACACCACCAGAGGATGTGGGAGGAGTACCAGGATTTATTGACTTTCATGAGATTATAAGGAATCCTAACTCCCCAGAATATAAAGAAATGCGAGAATGGGCAGGGTATTGGACTGTGGAGTTGAGTGATTGGGAAAAGCGTCCTAGAGTTATAAGTATATGA
- a CDS encoding helix-turn-helix domain-containing protein gives MIISYDKLWKLLIDKKMNKTEMKEKAGITYNILARLGKCQPVNLESLYKICKCLNCNIGDIMEFEINKDGGINNG, from the coding sequence ATGATTATAAGCTATGATAAATTATGGAAACTCTTAATTGATAAGAAAATGAATAAGACAGAAATGAAGGAAAAGGCAGGGATTACATATAATATTTTAGCTCGGCTTGGTAAATGCCAACCAGTAAATTTAGAAAGCCTATATAAAATTTGTAAATGTTTGAACTGTAATATAGGGGATATTATGGAGTTTGAAATAAATAAAGATGGAGGAATTAACAATGGCTAA
- a CDS encoding DNA methyltransferase — protein MANLSQEKRQRMLNFLTIIKEEHKDNDEALKAIYEIENELVSKKYGLVWEEHEENVDIQMRENIPVFTEIKDKEIIGDINNPNFNFLLEGDNLHSLKLLEKTHRGKIDVIYIDPPYNTGNKDFVYNDDFVGTDDTFRHSKWLSFIEKRLRIAYRLLSENGLIFCCFSHYCAGIFPRYHSVRISNCYREVGSASGILF, from the coding sequence ATGGCTAATCTATCTCAAGAAAAAAGGCAGCGAATGCTTAATTTCTTAACTATAATAAAAGAGGAACATAAAGATAATGATGAAGCTTTAAAGGCTATATATGAAATTGAAAATGAACTAGTATCTAAAAAATACGGTCTTGTTTGGGAAGAACATGAAGAGAATGTAGATATACAAATGCGTGAAAATATTCCTGTTTTCACAGAAATTAAAGATAAGGAGATTATTGGCGATATAAATAATCCTAATTTCAATTTCCTTTTAGAAGGGGATAATCTTCATAGCTTGAAATTATTAGAAAAGACACATAGAGGGAAGATTGATGTTATTTATATAGATCCACCTTACAATACTGGAAATAAGGACTTTGTATATAATGACGACTTTGTTGGGACGGACGATACATTTAGACATTCAAAGTGGCTATCATTTATAGAAAAAAGACTGCGTATTGCATATCGTTTATTATCGGAAAATGGATTAATATTTTGTTGTTTCTCACACTACTGTGCCGGAATTTTTCCACGATATCATTCCGTTAGAATTTCCAATTGTTACAGAGAAGTTGGAAGCGCTAGCGGAATTTTATTTTAA
- a CDS encoding ExeA family protein, translating into MYESYYGFKKTPFMRSIDTKELYQHQDFVEVKHRLKYAMEKRTFAVITGPVGAGKTTVLRCIREELNNNIYTYIYISQSALTPKISYNEILKQLNLNTVYAKPEAKLMVNKAVLSMFNANKIPVIVVDEAHLLSDAMLEEIRFLINFDMDSMSPLSLILVGQPELRQRLKLRTLEAIAQRVMVNYHLDGLDRPGTEDYILTHLKVAGLGTPLFTDEAINEIFQYTAGIPRKINNLCEKCLLEGYIHEKKLIDDILVKRVIKNEFE; encoded by the coding sequence ATGTATGAATCATACTATGGTTTCAAAAAGACTCCCTTTATGCGAAGCATAGATACTAAAGAGCTCTACCAGCATCAAGACTTTGTAGAAGTCAAACACAGACTTAAATATGCCATGGAGAAAAGAACCTTCGCGGTAATAACCGGCCCTGTCGGTGCCGGCAAAACGACAGTTTTAAGGTGTATTCGTGAAGAGCTAAATAACAATATTTACACTTATATATACATATCCCAATCAGCCCTTACTCCAAAGATATCCTACAATGAGATACTGAAACAACTGAATTTAAACACTGTCTACGCTAAGCCGGAGGCAAAGCTTATGGTGAATAAAGCAGTCCTGTCCATGTTTAATGCAAATAAGATTCCAGTCATTGTAGTGGATGAAGCACATCTTCTAAGTGATGCTATGCTTGAAGAAATAAGATTTCTTATAAATTTCGATATGGATTCAATGTCTCCACTAAGTTTGATACTAGTAGGCCAGCCGGAACTTAGACAAAGGCTTAAGTTAAGAACCCTGGAAGCTATTGCTCAAAGAGTTATGGTAAATTACCACCTTGACGGACTAGACAGGCCTGGTACAGAGGACTACATACTAACTCATCTTAAAGTTGCAGGTTTAGGAACACCATTGTTTACTGATGAAGCTATCAATGAGATATTTCAGTATACTGCAGGGATACCTAGAAAAATAAACAATCTTTGTGAGAAATGCTTGTTGGAAGGATATATACATGAGAAAAAACTTATTGATGATATTTTAGTAAAGAGAGTTATAAAGAACGAGTTTGAATAA
- a CDS encoding DDE-type integrase/transposase/recombinase, translating to MDDNKKMEIALFRYGLIFDLVNDNLSKEEKTAHRRKIILSEHKIPYSTRTRIDERTLRKYCQMYREGGFEGLMPGFRADKDKVKAVTEENLIKAIQYKKEVPERSVRQIIQIMELEGVIKTGEIKQSTLSRLIKKYSEVYESEIVTNNKVFRRYTMERVNQTWQSDVKYSVYLPDPNNPDRMIRTYLIAFIDDKSRYITHAQFYFSESSECLEDCFKKALLKCGVPERCYMDNGKIYTSKRLDAICAQLGSKVIHCAPYSPEGKGKIEKFFWYVDKSFEPEVRVSKVKTIDELNVLFAAWLNKNYHEKIHSEIEKTPNEAFAEGDGYRKFIAPEEIYRIFLYKEERKANKTAVISVCGNQYEIDPRLARKTIQVKYHPSDLTKIEVYYQGDKFADAKPFQITFRTYDEYKSGVVASPPVIVEGQLSYLDLLKQKQEQDLVDKKNRMSFTKLYGKEGRA from the coding sequence ATGGATGATAACAAGAAAATGGAAATTGCACTGTTCCGGTACGGCTTAATCTTTGATCTTGTTAACGACAATTTGAGTAAAGAAGAAAAAACTGCTCATCGCAGGAAAATAATATTATCAGAGCATAAAATTCCCTACTCAACTCGTACCCGGATTGATGAAAGAACACTAAGAAAGTATTGTCAAATGTATCGTGAGGGTGGCTTTGAAGGATTGATGCCAGGATTTAGAGCAGATAAGGACAAAGTTAAGGCTGTTACTGAAGAAAACCTTATTAAGGCGATTCAATATAAGAAGGAAGTACCGGAGCGCAGCGTAAGGCAAATCATTCAAATAATGGAGCTTGAGGGTGTGATAAAAACGGGTGAAATAAAGCAATCAACCCTTTCCAGGTTAATAAAAAAGTACTCTGAAGTTTATGAGTCAGAGATAGTAACTAACAATAAAGTATTCAGGCGCTATACCATGGAAAGAGTTAATCAAACCTGGCAGAGTGATGTTAAATACAGCGTTTATCTTCCGGATCCTAATAACCCGGATCGGATGATTCGGACATACCTAATTGCATTTATTGATGACAAGAGCAGGTACATAACACATGCCCAATTCTACTTTTCTGAAAGCAGCGAATGCCTTGAAGACTGCTTTAAGAAGGCTCTTCTCAAATGTGGAGTGCCGGAACGCTGCTATATGGATAACGGTAAGATATATACAAGCAAGAGGCTGGACGCCATTTGCGCTCAGCTTGGGAGTAAAGTAATTCATTGTGCTCCATATTCGCCCGAGGGAAAGGGAAAAATTGAAAAATTCTTCTGGTACGTTGATAAATCCTTTGAACCTGAAGTGAGAGTATCTAAGGTTAAGACTATAGATGAGTTAAATGTGCTATTTGCAGCGTGGTTAAATAAAAACTATCATGAGAAAATACATTCCGAAATTGAAAAGACTCCAAACGAAGCTTTTGCAGAAGGAGATGGGTATAGAAAATTCATTGCTCCGGAGGAGATTTATAGAATCTTTCTATACAAAGAGGAAAGAAAAGCTAATAAGACAGCTGTTATTAGTGTTTGTGGCAACCAGTATGAAATTGATCCAAGACTTGCACGAAAAACAATTCAAGTAAAATATCATCCTTCAGACCTGACAAAAATTGAAGTATACTACCAAGGTGATAAGTTTGCTGACGCAAAGCCTTTTCAAATAACATTTAGAACCTATGATGAGTATAAATCCGGTGTAGTTGCATCACCACCAGTTATTGTTGAAGGTCAACTGAGCTATTTGGACTTGCTAAAACAAAAACAAGAGCAGGACCTTGTAGACAAGAAAAATAGAATGAGTTTCACTAAACTCTATGGTAAGGAAGGGAGGGCTTAG
- a CDS encoding nucleotidyl transferase AbiEii/AbiGii toxin family protein: MLKTISISEYADKFVLKGGVLLYIVLEEKARATKDIDMLARQLNNSLENVEAIFKSVCEIKEDDAIEFDLNTLTVEKIKEDADYEGVRVKVTAFLDRTKKVLQMDIGFGDVIVPCATEMEYPSLLEMKKPLLKAYSMELLMVK, translated from the coding sequence TTGCTAAAAACAATATCAATCTCGGAATATGCTGATAAATTTGTATTAAAAGGTGGAGTGCTGTTATATATAGTCTTGGAGGAAAAGGCTAGAGCTACTAAGGATATAGATATGCTTGCAAGACAATTAAATAATTCTTTAGAGAATGTGGAAGCAATTTTTAAATCAGTATGCGAAATTAAGGAAGATGATGCTATTGAATTTGATTTGAATACACTTACAGTAGAAAAGATAAAAGAAGATGCTGATTATGAGGGCGTTAGGGTAAAGGTAACAGCGTTTCTTGACCGTACTAAAAAAGTATTGCAAATGGATATTGGTTTTGGAGATGTAATAGTTCCGTGTGCTACTGAAATGGAGTATCCATCTCTTTTAGAAATGAAAAAACCGCTATTAAAAGCTTATTCAATGGAGTTGTTAATGGTAAAATAA
- the istA gene encoding IS21 family transposase, with translation MKGWKVFAEIQELKRKGLNKSQVERIMNINYKTVTKYWNMKPEEYAELVKEAKNRAKKLDKYKSDILSWIREFRDISTAQIHDWLRERYGELDFKDRTLRWYVKKLRKDFNLPKAARDRQYMEVPELPMGYQAQVDFGQAWLHRPDGSRIKLYCFAMVLSHSRFKYVYWLDKPFTTATFIEAHDRAFEYFGGMPKEIVYDQDRILAVDENFGDVVYTEEFQNYINLMRFKTRLCRAYDPESKGKVEAVVKFVKYNFAIHRVFVDIDSFNEDCLKWLDRTGNGKVHDITKKVPAEVLVSERQHLQPVPQSIDKKSNDTSLIYSVRKNNIVFYKQNRYQVPKGTYEPGKQVKLVLKDNSLDIVDLETGEIIAHHVISSKKGELVKLDHPERYISKTTEEMYFKALTVLGGTESAKILLDNIRKERSRYAKDQLGVIVKAASNYDEESVKKAIEYCVSRRLWSAGMFKDTLEHFSMKNSENSSKKPTLNNSSIPSKCKGVKTEIRAISEYTMALKEDNREWKN, from the coding sequence ATGAAGGGATGGAAAGTGTTTGCTGAAATACAAGAACTTAAAAGGAAAGGATTGAACAAATCTCAAGTAGAGAGAATAATGAATATCAACTACAAGACAGTAACGAAATACTGGAATATGAAGCCAGAAGAATATGCAGAATTAGTGAAGGAGGCAAAGAACAGAGCAAAGAAATTAGACAAGTACAAAAGTGATATACTTTCGTGGATAAGAGAATTTAGAGATATATCAACGGCTCAGATCCATGATTGGTTAAGAGAACGTTATGGAGAGTTAGATTTTAAGGACAGAACACTGAGATGGTATGTTAAGAAGTTAAGAAAAGACTTTAACCTGCCGAAGGCAGCACGTGATAGGCAATATATGGAGGTACCAGAATTGCCCATGGGATATCAAGCACAAGTAGACTTTGGACAGGCTTGGCTTCATCGGCCTGACGGCTCGAGGATAAAACTTTACTGCTTTGCTATGGTACTCTCTCATTCAAGATTTAAGTATGTATATTGGTTGGATAAGCCTTTTACTACGGCAACTTTCATTGAGGCTCATGATAGAGCATTTGAGTATTTTGGAGGTATGCCGAAGGAAATAGTTTATGACCAGGATAGAATACTTGCAGTAGATGAAAATTTCGGTGACGTTGTGTACACCGAAGAATTTCAAAACTATATTAATCTAATGCGGTTTAAGACTAGGCTCTGTCGAGCCTATGACCCGGAAAGCAAAGGTAAAGTAGAAGCAGTAGTTAAGTTTGTTAAATATAACTTTGCTATACATAGAGTGTTCGTAGACATAGATTCTTTCAATGAGGATTGCCTGAAATGGCTTGACAGGACTGGGAATGGAAAGGTACATGATATAACGAAAAAGGTACCAGCAGAAGTGCTCGTTTCGGAGAGACAACACTTACAACCAGTACCTCAATCAATTGATAAAAAATCCAATGATACTAGTTTAATCTATAGCGTGAGAAAAAACAATATTGTTTTTTATAAACAAAATAGATATCAAGTGCCGAAAGGAACTTACGAACCTGGAAAACAGGTGAAACTAGTACTTAAAGATAACTCATTGGATATAGTAGATTTAGAAACCGGAGAGATTATAGCACATCATGTTATAAGCAGTAAAAAAGGTGAATTGGTTAAACTTGATCATCCGGAAAGATATATAAGTAAAACTACTGAAGAAATGTACTTTAAAGCACTCACAGTGCTTGGTGGCACGGAAAGTGCCAAGATACTTCTAGATAATATAAGAAAGGAAAGATCAAGGTATGCTAAGGATCAATTAGGTGTTATAGTTAAGGCTGCGTCTAATTATGATGAAGAGTCTGTAAAAAAGGCAATAGAGTATTGTGTAAGCCGAAGGCTCTGGAGTGCCGGAATGTTTAAGGATACACTTGAACATTTTAGTATGAAAAATAGTGAAAATTCAAGCAAGAAACCTACTTTAAACAATTCCTCCATCCCTTCAAAGTGCAAGGGTGTAAAGACAGAAATTAGAGCAATAAGTGAGTATACAATGGCTTTGAAGGAGGATAATAGAGAATGGAAAAATTAG
- the istB gene encoding IS21-like element helper ATPase IstB — MEKLELIKGCAKTLKLNNLSANASTIIENADVNDLSYQDLLLDILKSEVNLKEKKAQERLLKNAGFPIIKRIEDFDLNFQKSITPRQINRLLELEWIDRMFNLIFLGPPGVGKTHLAIAMGLKAVEAGYRVSFVSMDNLMHVLKTQDISRKIKGKVNSILSSSLVIIDELGYLPINKEEANLFFQLISALHEQASIIITSNKGFEDWTELLGDDALTTAVLDRLVHKCELFNMTGKSYRLEHRQSIF, encoded by the coding sequence ATGGAAAAATTAGAATTGATAAAGGGTTGCGCAAAAACACTTAAACTTAACAATTTAAGTGCTAACGCATCAACAATAATTGAAAACGCTGATGTTAATGACTTATCGTATCAAGATTTGCTACTGGATATACTTAAGAGTGAAGTAAATCTAAAAGAGAAGAAGGCTCAAGAAAGGCTACTTAAAAATGCCGGGTTTCCTATAATTAAGCGCATAGAAGATTTTGATTTAAACTTTCAGAAGTCTATAACACCTAGACAAATTAACAGGCTCTTGGAACTAGAATGGATAGATAGGATGTTTAATCTTATCTTCCTAGGGCCTCCAGGTGTGGGAAAAACCCACCTTGCTATCGCAATGGGGTTAAAAGCCGTTGAGGCCGGCTATAGGGTTAGTTTTGTTTCAATGGATAATCTTATGCATGTACTAAAAACTCAAGATATATCAAGAAAAATTAAAGGTAAAGTCAATAGCATACTATCTTCTAGCCTTGTCATAATTGATGAATTAGGATACCTTCCTATAAACAAAGAAGAAGCAAATCTGTTCTTTCAGTTAATATCTGCACTTCATGAGCAGGCTTCGATAATAATCACGTCTAATAAAGGCTTTGAAGATTGGACTGAGCTATTAGGTGATGATGCTTTAACAACAGCAGTTCTTGATAGACTTGTGCATAAATGTGAACTTTTTAATATGACAGGAAAGAGTTATAGGCTTGAACATAGACAGTCAATATTTTAG
- a CDS encoding PD-(D/E)XK nuclease family protein, with amino-acid sequence MGNINNSAENLLQEAKTIIKNNYEAKKNRGGDFNIFSILKIERDEVFTHSNMIYSLLNSQSGHFMEDKYLKLFLNIVLGIKGADIYKKWYVEREWPFEDGRIDFVIYNDDCFFAIEMKIDAGDQDHQLKRYEDYAKTRGKDYKIFYLTLDGKEPSSQSEEGMERKPYLISFEKHILEWLQKCIDETPVQYKVRDALKQYRELVNKIINNEGVEKQMVSILMKKENYKAFKELQKSENIMKQEFVEKFCEELQKRFEQNSLIFENITDENLKIVEPKKFFSNSNTLINYEINIMKDFNLNGSKFSVVFVVEISNSDNRNDGTLVLGLKLKNTLDGTYFNFSQNQITPEDRNNLMNLFNLNNYNKKDIMSSFWIYLDYIYTEGKGVYALREFNDNVINMLDSESFSKEMDRIINSIVTSYKSFYKGE; translated from the coding sequence ATGGGAAATATAAACAATTCGGCTGAAAATTTATTGCAGGAAGCAAAAACAATTATTAAAAACAATTATGAAGCAAAAAAAAATCGTGGTGGCGACTTTAATATTTTTAGTATTTTAAAAATTGAAAGAGATGAGGTTTTTACCCATTCAAATATGATATATTCTTTATTAAACTCTCAAAGTGGACACTTTATGGAAGATAAATATTTAAAATTATTTTTAAATATTGTTTTAGGTATTAAAGGAGCAGATATATATAAGAAATGGTATGTAGAAAGAGAATGGCCTTTTGAAGATGGAAGAATAGATTTTGTAATTTACAATGATGACTGTTTTTTTGCTATTGAAATGAAAATAGATGCTGGTGATCAAGATCATCAACTTAAAAGATATGAAGATTATGCAAAAACAAGAGGAAAGGATTATAAGATATTTTATCTTACTTTAGATGGTAAAGAGCCATCTTCTCAGAGTGAAGAAGGTATGGAAAGAAAACCTTATTTAATATCATTTGAAAAACATATCTTGGAGTGGTTACAAAAGTGTATTGATGAAACACCAGTTCAATATAAAGTACGTGATGCACTTAAGCAGTATAGGGAGCTTGTTAATAAGATTATTAATAATGAAGGAGTAGAAAAGCAGATGGTTTCAATTTTAATGAAAAAAGAAAATTATAAAGCTTTTAAAGAGCTTCAAAAATCAGAAAATATTATGAAACAAGAATTTGTTGAAAAGTTTTGCGAGGAACTTCAAAAGAGATTTGAACAAAATAGCTTAATCTTTGAAAATATTACAGATGAAAATTTAAAAATTGTTGAGCCAAAAAAATTCTTTAGTAATTCAAATACATTAATTAACTATGAAATAAATATAATGAAAGATTTTAATTTAAATGGGTCAAAATTCAGTGTAGTTTTTGTAGTTGAGATTTCTAATAGTGATAATAGAAACGATGGAACTCTTGTTTTGGGATTGAAATTGAAAAATACTTTAGATGGTACTTATTTTAATTTTAGTCAAAATCAAATCACTCCTGAAGATAGAAATAATTTAATGAATTTATTTAATTTGAATAATTATAATAAAAAAGATATAATGTCTTCATTTTGGATATACTTGGATTACATTTATACTGAAGGTAAAGGAGTATATGCTTTAAGAGAATTTAATGATAATGTCATAAATATGCTTGATAGTGAAAGCTTCTCAAAAGAAATGGACAGAATTATTAATTCAATTGTCACAAGTTATAAATCCTTTTATAAGGGTGAATAA